Within the Terriglobales bacterium genome, the region CCTCCCAGATCGCGGTGTGGGCGGTGGAGCGCATCTTCGACGTGGGCGCCGTCGCCGCCTGTCTGGCGTTGGTGGTCTTCTCGGGAGCGCTGGCCTCCATCCCATTCTTCCAGCGCTACCCCGGGGCTCTCCGGCACTTACATCAGCTCGCCTACTTGCTGGTCGCCGGCGTCCTGGCGGGAGCCCTGCTGGCCATGTTGGCCCGGCGCCACGGGACCTCGCTGGCCGCGGCGCTGGAGAAACGCTTTGCCCCTCTCTCGCCCCGTGTCGCCCACCACGTCGCGCACCGGGTCCAGGCCTTCGGAGAGGGACTCAACACCATCCACGACCTTCGGTCGTTCCTCGAGATCACAGGGCTGTCGCTGCTCATCTGGGTGGCCATCGCGCTCGCCTACGTCCAGGTGACGCACGCCTACGCCGAGCTCGCGGACATCACCGTCGCCCACGTGGTGCTGCTCATGGTCTCTAGCATGACCGGATCGCTGCTGCAGCTCCCGGCGGTGGGCGGCGGCTCGCAGCTCGCCATCATCAAGGTGCTGGAAGTCGTCTTCGCGGTGAAGCCGGAGCTGGCCGTGGGCTGCGGCATCATGCTGTGGCTGGTGACCTTCATGTCGGTGGTGCCCACAGGCTTGCTCCTGGCGCACCGCGAACACGTCTCCCTGCGCAAGGCGGAGGCGGAATCGCACGTCGAGGACTAGTGGGCTCTCGCTGTTCTGACATCTCCCCTCCCCTGGAATTGTCATCCCGAGGAGCGTAGCGACGAGGCACCTGCTCTTGTCCTTTGCGGCTCGCTTGCGCCTCCCTGATAGAATGCGGGCTGAAGCAACGCCCTTTTCCCCCATGAAATGTCCCTTCTGCGGCTTCGTGAATGACAAGGTGGTGGACTCGCGCGAGTCCAAGGAAGGCGAATCCATCCGCCGCCGCCGCGAGTGCCTGAAGTGCGAGAAGCGCTTCACCACCTACGAGCGCATCGATGAGATCCCCTACATGGTGGTGAAGAAGGACGGCCGCCGCGAGAAGTTCGACCGCCAGAAGGTCCTGGCCGGCCTGCTGCGCGCCTGCGAGAAGCGCCCGGTCTCCATCGGTAAGCTGGAGCAGATCGTGAACGAGGCCGAAGCCTTCGTCATTGATTCTTCGGAGCGCGAGCGCAAGACCAGCGAGGTGGGCGAGCTCATCATGAACCGCCTGAAGCGCCACGACAAGGTGGCCTATGTGCGCTTCGCCTCGGTGTACATGGATTTCAAGGACGTCAAGGAATTCATGTCGGAGCTGAAGGACCTGCTGAAGACGAAGGAAGCGGCGCCCAAGGCGAAGTAACCATGGCCCACAAAATCACACTCATCCCCGGAGATGGCATCGGCCCCGAGGTCACCGGCGCCGCGGTGCGCATCCTCGAAGCCACCGGGGTGAAGTTCGAGTGGCAGAGCTTCCACGCCGGCGCCGAGGCCTTTGAGAAGCACCACGAGTACATCCCCAAGGAGCTGATCGAGTCCATCGAGACCACGCGTGTGGGCCTGAAGGGCCCGGTCACCACGCCCATCGGCGGCGGCTTCGCCTCCATCAACGTGGCGCTGCGCAAGAAGTTCGAACTCTTCGCCAACTTCCGTCCCATCCAGAACCTGCCGGGGATCCCTACGCGCTACCCGGGCGTGGATCTGATCATTGTCCGCGAGAACACCGAGAGCCTGTACGCGGGCATCGAGCACGAGGTGGTACCGGGCGTGGTCGAGAGCCTGAAGATCATCACCGAGAAGGCCTCCACGCGCATCGCTCGCTGGGCCTTCGAATATGCGCGCCGCGAGAAGCGCAAGAAGGTCCACGCCATCCACAAGGCCAACATCATGAAGCTGTCAGACGGCCTCTTCCTGCGCTGCTGCCGCACCGTCGCCAAGGAGTACCCGGAGATCACCTATGGCGAGCACATCGTGGACAACACCTGCATGCAGCTGGTGATGAATCCCTACCAGTACGACGTGCTGGTGATGGAAAACCTCTACGGCGACATCATCAGCGACCTGTGCTCGGCCTTCGTCGGCGGGCTGGGCCTGGTGCCCGGCGCCAACCACGGCACCGAGTGCGCCATCTTCGAGGCCGTTCACGGCTCCGCCCCGGACATCGCGGGCAAGAACCTCGCCAACCCCACCGCTGTGCTGCAGTCCGCCGTCCTCATGCTGCGACACCTGGGCGAGCGCGAGGCCGCCGACAAGGTGTACGCCGGACTCTGCGAGGTTTATCGCCACAAGAAGGATAAGCTCACCCGCGACGTCGGCGGCACCGCCGGCACCAGTGAGTTCGCGGATGCGGTCATCGCGGCGATGGAGCCGGTGACGGTCCCCGCTCCCTAAGTTCCACGCTTCCGCCGTGTGAAAAACTCCGTTGACCTTCGGCACTTTGTTCATTACACTCGCCCGTTCCGGACTTCCTGGGGAATGGCTGAAGCCAGAACACGTACAGGCGTTGTGTTGTTCCAGCTCGGCGGGCCTGAGACCCTCGAGGACATCGAGCCGTTCCTTTTCAACCTCTTCTGTGACCCCGACATCATTGACTTCCCCTTCGCCCGCCTGGGGCGCAAGCCATTGGCCAAGCTGATCTCGGCCACGCGCGCCTCCAAGGTCCGCCACCACTACGCGGAGATTGGCGGTGGCTCGCCCATCCGCAGGAACACGGAGGCCCAGGCGCGGGCGCTCGAAGCGGCGCTGGCCCGCTCGGGTGCGGACGCCCGCTGCGTGGTCGCCATGCGATATTGGCGCCCGTTCACGCGGGAGGCGGTGGCGGAGCTGAAAGCCGCGGGATGCGAGCAGATTGTCCTGCTGCCCCTCTATCCCCAGTACTCCTCCACCACCACCGGCAGCAGCCTGAATGAATGGGCGCGGCGGTGGGGCGGGCGAGACGCCCACGCGACAGCCGGCGGGACGCCGGCACACCTGGTACGCGAGTTCTACCGCGACCCGGGATATCTCGACTCCGTAGTGGAAAAGATCGAAGACGCCCTGGTGCGCTTCCCCGAGCCACAGGCCGCGGAGCTGGTCTTCAGCGCGCACAGTGTGCCCCTTTCGGTGATCGAGAAGGGCGACCCCTACCAGCAGCAGGTGGAAGAGACCGTTACGCTGGTGATGCAAATGATGCAGCGCGGCGGGTTCCCGAACCGCCACCGGCTCTGCTACCAGAGCAAAGTAGGCGCCAGCAAGTGGCTGCAACCGTCGCTGCGAGAGACGCTCAAGCGCGCGGCGGGTGAGGGCGCCCGCGACCTGTGCGTCGTACCGATTTCGTTCGTCTCCGACCACGTGGAGACGCTAGGCGAGATTGACCACGAGGCCCGAGAGCTGGCGCGCGGGCTGGGCATCCGGCAGTTCGAGATGACGGCGGGGTTGAACGATTCGCCCCGGTTCATCGCCGCGCTGGCGGATCTGGTGAGGAATGCATTGTCGCCGGCGATGGCGCCGGCGCCGGAAGAATTGGTGGCAGCAGACTGAATATGGCGACACCTCCCAAGGCGGAAGCCGAGGCCCGGAGCACGGAGGCCAACAAGTACGTGGGCACGCCCGCGGTCGGCACCTCCAAGGCCGCGGCCGCCGGGGGCATAGCCGCCATCGGGCCCTCCGACCAGGAGATCGACCGCAAGCGCCGCCGCCTGGTGTGGTGCGCGGTGACGGCGTTCCTCGCTACCTGGTTCCTCGCCTTCCTGCGCTTTTTCCTGCCGCGGACGCTCTTTGAGCCCTCCACCGTCTTCAAGATCGGCTATCCCGCCGACTACGGCTTGGGCGTGGACACCAAATGGCAGCAGGGCTTCCGCATTTGGGTGGACCGCACGCCCGACCGGCTGTTCGTGATCTACGCGCGCTGCACCCACCTGGGCTGCACGCCCGACTGGAAGCAGAGCGAGAACAAGTTCAAGTGCCCGTGCCACGGCTCGGGCTATGACAGCGAGGGCGTGAACTTCGAGGGGCCGGCGCCGCGTCCCATGGATCGCGCCCACATCGAGCTCGATCCCACCGGACAGATCGTGGTGGACACCAGCCGGCTCTACCAGCAGCCCAAGGGGCAGGCCACCCACTTCGACGACCCAGGCGCGTTTCTTTCGGTGTAGCAGGCGGCAGACGAGGCAGGCATGGCAGAAGAGAACGACGAAAAGAAGACCGGCACGGGAACGGTGGAGCGCTTCAAGGAAGACGTCCGGACGCTGAAGTCCGAGATGCTGGGCAAGGTCAAGGACCAGGTGGAAGGCCTGAAAAAACCCACCAAGACCCAGCTCTACACCTCCATCTTCCGCCACAAGCACGACGACACGCCACGCAACCGGGCGCTGGGCGTGCTGTCGAACGTCTTTCTGCACCTGCATCCCGCCAAGATCAACCGTGACGCCGTGCGCTACAGCTACACCTGGGGCATGGGCGGCATCACCTTCTACCTGTTCATCGTGCTCACCTTCACCGGCGTGCTGCTCATGTTCTATTACCACCCCACCAAGGTGCAGGCCTTCCGCGACATCCTCTATCTGGAGCACGACGTTCCCTTCGGCGGGCTGCTGCGCA harbors:
- a CDS encoding isocitrate/isopropylmalate dehydrogenase family protein, producing MAHKITLIPGDGIGPEVTGAAVRILEATGVKFEWQSFHAGAEAFEKHHEYIPKELIESIETTRVGLKGPVTTPIGGGFASINVALRKKFELFANFRPIQNLPGIPTRYPGVDLIIVRENTESLYAGIEHEVVPGVVESLKIITEKASTRIARWAFEYARREKRKKVHAIHKANIMKLSDGLFLRCCRTVAKEYPEITYGEHIVDNTCMQLVMNPYQYDVLVMENLYGDIISDLCSAFVGGLGLVPGANHGTECAIFEAVHGSAPDIAGKNLANPTAVLQSAVLMLRHLGEREAADKVYAGLCEVYRHKKDKLTRDVGGTAGTSEFADAVIAAMEPVTVPAP
- a CDS encoding Rieske 2Fe-2S domain-containing protein: MATPPKAEAEARSTEANKYVGTPAVGTSKAAAAGGIAAIGPSDQEIDRKRRRLVWCAVTAFLATWFLAFLRFFLPRTLFEPSTVFKIGYPADYGLGVDTKWQQGFRIWVDRTPDRLFVIYARCTHLGCTPDWKQSENKFKCPCHGSGYDSEGVNFEGPAPRPMDRAHIELDPTGQIVVDTSRLYQQPKGQATHFDDPGAFLSV
- the hemH gene encoding ferrochelatase, translating into MAEARTRTGVVLFQLGGPETLEDIEPFLFNLFCDPDIIDFPFARLGRKPLAKLISATRASKVRHHYAEIGGGSPIRRNTEAQARALEAALARSGADARCVVAMRYWRPFTREAVAELKAAGCEQIVLLPLYPQYSSTTTGSSLNEWARRWGGRDAHATAGGTPAHLVREFYRDPGYLDSVVEKIEDALVRFPEPQAAELVFSAHSVPLSVIEKGDPYQQQVEETVTLVMQMMQRGGFPNRHRLCYQSKVGASKWLQPSLRETLKRAAGEGARDLCVVPISFVSDHVETLGEIDHEARELARGLGIRQFEMTAGLNDSPRFIAALADLVRNALSPAMAPAPEELVAAD
- a CDS encoding lysylphosphatidylglycerol synthase transmembrane domain-containing protein; the encoded protein is MNRTRILLTLAVGAVLAVLVYFQFRAWKEFDWALMFAQVRRTDPLRLLAAVVLIYSVYFLRALRWMILLRPVRAVPARRLLAPTLIGFTGLALLGRPGELIRPYLIARKEGLTLSSQIAVWAVERIFDVGAVAACLALVVFSGALASIPFFQRYPGALRHLHQLAYLLVAGVLAGALLAMLARRHGTSLAAALEKRFAPLSPRVAHHVAHRVQAFGEGLNTIHDLRSFLEITGLSLLIWVAIALAYVQVTHAYAELADITVAHVVLLMVSSMTGSLLQLPAVGGGSQLAIIKVLEVVFAVKPELAVGCGIMLWLVTFMSVVPTGLLLAHREHVSLRKAEAESHVED
- the nrdR gene encoding transcriptional regulator NrdR codes for the protein MKCPFCGFVNDKVVDSRESKEGESIRRRRECLKCEKRFTTYERIDEIPYMVVKKDGRREKFDRQKVLAGLLRACEKRPVSIGKLEQIVNEAEAFVIDSSERERKTSEVGELIMNRLKRHDKVAYVRFASVYMDFKDVKEFMSELKDLLKTKEAAPKAK